The DNA region accgcctataagaacactatataaaggctgtttcagacaaggccaaggtatgttcattttttactccaaaaaagttggaactcaaataacatagagagaaaaactaactttgccatcggagggtttttggccggcagccccggttgCCTTtgatttgcttttctttcttttttcaggcctcagagagaaccagtagtcctttcaagtccgaagcatccagcctactgatcttctttgcatcatcactCACCAATATCAGCGTTTTCTCAACtgataattattaaaaatcctATTGTTAAATTTTGGATGAATGCTcagaggcttttctattttttgggtaaattttaattagagcATTCATTATAATCTctgattattacatttttcaatcacaaaaaaaacttaGGAGTGTGATGAAAAATATGTGTGTTGAAATAAtctttcatcacacccctaggtttttttggtgattgaaaaatgtaataatcagAGATTATAatgaatgctctaaattaacatttgcccaaaaaatagaaaagcctctaagcacgcgcgTGAGCGTGTGTTCAGAGGCTAGTTATATACAATGATTCTACACTTTGCTACTATAGTGCTATAGATCCCGACTGTAGGGGATCCATACCACAGCCAACGAGtgtctttagttttttcttgtttatttttggataaaaataataagataagTACTCTATGgatatatccacaatatttttacaacaaatttgtggtgacaagttgttactaattctaatctGAGTCTACTActtaaattactattttactcaccaatatcaGCGTTTTCTCAACtgataattattaaaaatcGTATTGTTGGGAAATTGATTGGGgaaaattgtcttttttttaagaaatttggtaaaaagaaaaaactaaattttgttattttaagtttttaactaaTTCATTTGTAGTTTTGTATATCTCccattttgttttgagaaatattatgtctacaatatttttacaatgaatcctaagtggtaggttgttattgaCTATTATGGTAGGtacatttttaattcaaattataaccaataatGACTTACcatataagatttattataaaaaagttgtgaaattattgtaaacGTACCACTTCTCTTTCGTTTTAGGagtctttaaattttattactcaccaaaaagaaattataatttgcACTTGTGGGTGAACTGGGCCTGGTGGACTAGGCCAACCATACGAGCGAAGCCCAATACGAAACCTAAGGCCGATTGAATGTAGTGAGTCCGGGATATAACGGAAAGGTTTCCCCGGGCCTCCTTATATTTAACCCAACCACTAGCTAAGCACTAAGAGTTACACACGGACCTACCCGAGGGGTCCTTTTGAAACAGGGAATCAGAAACAATCATGAAGAAATTCTGTACGTGGTCTGAAGGAGGCCAATAACTGAGAGCCAATGACTATGAAAATAATCCACTACCGAGCCTTAACTGGAGTTTGGAAGAAGTTCTAAGGGAATCCTCTGAATTCGTGAAGATCCCTTGGGATCCTGGGAGATGTGGGAATACGCGAGTGAGTGGGAATAAAAATAATGGCCACCCCACTCAGAAAGGGATATAAAAGGAGGTCTAGGCCATAGTTCAAGGGGTCAGAAAATTTGGGAAGGTGAGGGATAAGAGAGAAACTGGTAAGAAGAGGGAATAAGTAGGGAAACTGGTGCAAGCTCAGAGCTTGAGGGAATAATCAAGTTTAAGTTTGAGCCCCATAAGTAGGATTGAGATTCAACCCACTAACAAATAAGTTGAGGGCCCAAATACTTGCACATACACGCCACCCACAATACCTCTTTGAGATAAAATGTCAATAATACTCTAGATATCTTATTTGGATCcataatatcattttatttttgcttataCAAGTAATGTAAATTTAAGTTTtgaaaagtaatatatatatatatatatattattattattattattatgggataattacactttacccacctgtggtttgcctctaatttgacTTGCCTACCCGTGATTtcaattttgacactttacctacCTGAGGTTCAATTTGTTACtgctccgtaacccacctcCCTGTCTGCCGTTACTTTAAtacattttctttcaaaatcaaaacacaaaatagatCAAAAAGTTAGGATTTTTGATTGCTTAAaaacttctataaaaaaatttgaaactttatcAAACTACAACACAAACACTGCTTATACTAAACCCTTCTCGATCTCGCCCCATATTCTACAAATCAATAATCCAGAACTTCAAATGAGTAAAAAAACAGAGTCCAAAAACTAACTGACAAGCCCtcccccgcccccccccccccaaaaagaGCAGAACTCAAAAGGGTCAGAGTCAAAGACTATCAAAGAGAACTCACTAGAGTTGCAAATTTAACAATGACAAAGTCTTCAATACCCACTGATCAATAttattccaaaaacaaaaataacaaataccCAATCATAGGTGTTTAACAAAGCACGGGTAAACCAATTAATCCATTAGAATTCAAACTTGTAAGATGCATCAAGTCCAAAGCCTCTTCAATCATAGTCTGTAAAGTGATCCCAGCTCAAAAGCTTTGAAACATTTTTTACTCCTAGAATATCTGCCTGGGCATCACTTTCTACAATAACTAGGCTTAGAGATTCCTCTAGAGCAACCACAAATGTTTTTCTTAAAGCATAGGCTTCCGCCGCCTTAGAAGTGGTTGTTGCATAAAAACATAAGATCTaagcttttttatttacttgatattataattaatatatccTGTCAGTAAAGCAGTGATACAAGATGACCAATATTAGGTACCATCTACTAAGATCCTTTGCCTTGTCCACTAAAAATTTTGAGAACCAAGTTGAATGATCtactttgttattttttatagaagttcttaagcaatcaaaaaccctaactttttgatatattttgtgttttgattttgaaagaaaacgTGTTAGAGTAATGGCAGATAGGgaggtgggttacggagcaGTAACGGATTGAATCTcgggtgggtaaagtgtcaaaattgaaaccacgggtaggcaagtcaaattagaggcaaaccacaggtgggtaaaatgtaattatccctattattatttataaacaagAGTGTACATAGCTATTAAAATGGGTGCGTGTTGTGTTCTCGTCCCACACACACTATTTTATAGCAAGGAGGAACCTTTTGAAGTGACGCTAAAACGCTAATTAGAAGTTTCAAACCTAAGATCTCAAGAACTACTAAGTCAACCTCTtagatttaaaataatataaatttattacatGCACGATATAATTTGTTTCCTTAACATACGTGTCCATAGTCTTTTTAACACCTTTTTTAAAGATAGATATTTGGGGTGTTTAGAGTAAGGGTTCAAATAACAGATATTggattcagcaaaaaaaaaaaagaatcatggATATCGAGAACCACAAATAGTGTCACTACCATTGAAATATCAATTGAACCCTAAGCActtttaattacaaaagagtaTTTCTTTAGTAAGGACTTCAAGATGTTAGATTTCacttaatattattaaaaccaTTGTAAGACAAGAAAATGTAGATTgacaatgtatttttttttttaaatcacatcatgtggggagagagagagagagagagagagagagagagagagagattatgtGAAACTAGTATGTAATCCATGCAAATGtatggatgcatttaaaattaaaaataatttttattatataattagtcaaattattaaaaaaatagcaagTAACATGTGCATATGTAtgtatacatttaaaattaaacacaatttatattataaaaatataaataattagtctaattttttttttgttgagagagagtcaaattattatttttaaataaacgtaattagtcatatattaaaattcttaccaaaatttaatactacttatgatcattttttttttctaattttaataaGATATAATGTCTGGTGATCTTTGATGTGTGATAATTTGTATTGAGTAtaggtgatttttttattttaaaaaaattatagttctttaatattagattcttattATCTTGCACtcattaagtctttttttttctttctaattttaatAAGACAGAATGTGTGATGATATTTGATGTATGATGATTTGTATTGAGTataggtgattttttttaaaaaatttatagttcttTAATACTAGATTCTTATTATCTTCCGCTTATTAACTCACTTGGAATAAAGATTAAGAAATTTAAGTAGATAATTATGGTGTGACCCCTACATATAAATTTAGACATATGACACAAAGTTGGATTTTAATTTCAcattctaattgaactttctctgAGCTTTACCTATCAATGCACacacacaataattttacataTAGACTAATAAATGTTACATGACTCAATAATTTTCAttgaattaattattaaaactattcgtaagaaaaaaaagagagagggtaGATTGACaatgtattatttttaaaaaatcacatcacatggagagagagagaatatgacATATTTTGTGAAACATTAAGCAATATTACACGACTCAATAATTTTCAttgaattaatatataaaaccatttgtaagaagaaaaacaaagggTAGATTgacaatgtattttttttttttataaatcacataacgtggagagagagagagagagagagagagagagagagagagagagatgtcgGGTCGGATCAGGTTGGCATTAAGCCCAAATAGAGAGCAAGTGAACTTAGTTTGGAACAGAGTCGAGAAACGACACCGTGTTGTCTGACTAAATCCTACGCTACAACAAGCCCAAAACAAAAGGCGCgtccatacaaaaaaaaaaacatcattctCTCTAGTCTAGGGTTTCCAATTTTTGCAACAcaagaagaaaattcaaaaaatgcaACTCACTCTCGAATTCGGGTAAATTGCTCCTTTCGTTTTGTAATCTTACATCAAAACCTGGGTATATGACTTTAATAACAactgcttctctctctctctcttttttttttgttggtttcaATCTGTTTATAAGTTTGATAGTTTTAAGGTTAACATGAATTTGTCAAGATGAATCCTTTTTTGTTTAGTgttcaataaaaatttgatctTTAATCTGTTTTTCACTCTCTTAGTCAAGTGTTTATTGATTACTGATAAAAAGGTTGCATAATAAACGAAACCCACTTCTTTATTctccaaattttcaatatttttaatctaaaaaaaaaaaaaaaattgatgggtgttttgttttgtaagaTTTGGGATTTGGAAAGTACTGTAGCAGTGCAGTGTGTTCAGTTAAAAGGTTCATATGGGCATGTCTTAGATGCTTTTATGATGTTCCATTTTTATCTTTGTTCATGATTGGTTACTTTTAATCTTTGTCTACACTTTATGTCTCATTGGAATAATTTTATTGGCAGTGGGGGATTAGAGCTTCTCTGTGACTCTGTAAAAGTCCATAATGTCAGTGTTGATATGCCAAAGGGTGCAGAAAAGgtaaatttatagttttaacaGATGTTTCCATGAAAGCTTAAAGTGTGAGATGTGTGAACAGACTCAtcaatatgtttttcttttcacttgTTAGTTAATAATGAAAGATTTGCTCGGTTGGGTTCGTACCAATTTGATCAAGGAGAGGCCTGAAATGTTCATGAAAGGAGATACTGTGTAAGTTTAATTTTGCTTCTAAATTTCAATCTTGAAGGTGGGTGTGTGCGCATACACTCCAACACTATGAAATATTGCTGATACTGATTAATTAAATGGGAGAGTCACTTGAGAGgtagaaaagaatacatgttaTTAATTAAATGGGGGAGTCACTTGAGAGgtagaaaagaatacatgttgCTGATACTGATTAGTCCATAGTTTGCCCCaaaatttttctacaaaatagataTGGGCGATAACTAATAACACTTTTAGGGTGAAGAATATATGTAATGTGGAAAAGGGGAGTACTTGGAGAAATGAGAGGATTATAAGTATGATGATTAATGCAATCTATCATCATAAACATCCTTATTAAACATGTATAGGTTTTGTTTGTCTTGCAGGAGACCTGGTGTTCTTGTCCTTGTGAATGATTGTGATTGGGAGCTAAGTGGGCAGCTTGATACAACCCTAGAAGAGAAGGATGTGGTGGTTTTCATCTCAACCTTGCATGGTGGATAGTATCTAGACGAGATCATTGTGTTGTGTACTAGATGAAAATGTAATTGTTATTATGAGATAATTTGGCATCCTAGCCTTGTTTGTGTACTTTGCTGATATTCATTACTGAAGCATTCAGGAAAGTGATGAAAGcttccccccaccccccacaaTTTATAAgaggttttgtttgttttgttgattttacTGCCCATGTACTTTTACATTTTCTCTTGTTGACAAGTAGATTTGTTGAAATGATCTGTTTTTTGTTTCCATTTTCTCTGTAAATTTAAGAATTCGTAGGAGATCAAATGCCTATAATTTAAGAATCGTATGGACTTTCTGTTGGGAGTTTCTGAGTTAGATTCTTTAAGGCGGCAGTGAATCTAAATTCTAGTGCAAATTGGGTCCATATAATGTAAAGCATTCATATTAAATGTGCtgaaaaaaattagcttttaacaattcaaaaaaatattttatttattttaacaactcaCTTTACAATATACTTAATGtcaaatattctttcttttacaACTTTATTTAAGTACTCTTACTTTTACcacccaactctctctctctctctcatttaaataatgttttttgtGTATACCATCTAGCAACAATATGTAGctagttgttaaaaaattataggtTTGACACCTTTAATATGGTGagttttttagtgtttttggagctaaaatagcattttagcacttgatgtgaatgctctttaAGGAAaatgcttatcaaaaaaagaagaagaagaatgctCTTAAGAGGTTAAAGGGGGAGCAAAGCAAAATCTAAATATGGGTTCTATTCTGTTTTGGATGCAAGGTTTGGTTTGCTAATGGAAAAACAAGGACCGAATAATAGTGAGGGTAATGTAATGTATCAGTGTTGTGTTGTGACTTCTACATCGTCAAATATGGTACTGCCCTTATTTCGCAGAATATAGGGAAGGGAACCAAAAAGAGTTGTTTATTTGCCAGGTTTCCTTTCCTCCTTTCAGCTCAAAAAGTTTCAAAACGATTTCTGTTCATGATTGCAgtattttcaatatattttgcAATCCAACCTGATTAATTATGCAGAATACTAAATAAACTCTTTAGAAATAggattaaaaagataaaaaattaatgccaagtcattttagaagttttaaaaaAGGTAAGATTGTTCCTccaggaataaaaaaaaaaaagaaaataaaaaagagaaggaattGTTGAGAGTGGGATTTGAACCCACGCCCTTTCGGACCAGAACCTTAATCTGGCGCCTTAGACCAACTCGGCCATCTCAACAATGCTTGACATGCATCTCCAACTTTCAAAATTATCCTTTATTTTAGCATTCTTAATCTTCGCCTTCTTTCTTCTAATAAATCTACATCCAGTTCGATGTGGAGTCGGTCCGTCTTGAAAATTAGGATGTGGTGTTGCAAAAACAGAGGAAGCAAAATGGAACACAACTTTTATTTCATTGGTTGCTCTCAtgcctatattttattttgttccaTAAAATATGACAAATTGTCCTAGCTCTCTTTCTAAACAATTAATTCTTAATCAAAGATAGAAATGGCAGATGAAAGGGTAAGCTTTGGAGTTGTTACTTATGCTAGAAGGATTATGCTAATGAATAACCATCTTGGTTGCTTTTGCTCTTTCAAAGCCTCTCTTTCTcgatgaaatattttttaacatgattttttttaaactcacaAGCGGTCATCTTTTTATTTCCCTtgaagggttaagagaaaaaaaagagcattcctgatgctttctctttatttatttaaagtatAGCATAACCCTCACCATTAATTtgcttttatttacttttattttattttttaaagctaTACTATATTACTATTATACTACATTGCTTACGTAGCAGAAAACAATTGCCTTCAAAGATTCATTCCTACCACTTTGACAAAACAGAACAAGGGCGGGAGgagcacttttttttatttttttttatgtagcatcaaaacttgaaattcttgtttttttagatGGTGTCCTGGTCTCAGCTCCATAAATGATGAAAGAAATAGGATGAGTTCTcttattaaaatactaaaaaagatacaaataGGAGAGCAAAATGCCATAGAAAACTGTGTTTCCAATAAATACGTTCAATGtttaaataccaaaaaaaaacaaaggaatttACCAATGTAGAGATAGTtcttcataaataaattaaaaaaaaaaaaaaaaaaaccataaatgaACCATACTTTCAAAATCATTGATCACATTTATCTCATGATTGATACGTCACACTGTCGCTGGGTGTAACACACAATGATAGCAAAATATACCATTTATTATATCTGAAAGGTTcatgtaaaaaattataaatttgttaaGCTACAGAAAACATTAACCAGAAGTAAAACAGAAGATGAACTTCTCTTGGCAGCATAAAGCGGGATATGGTGCCACCTGATTGTCACttgaaaagaatgaagaaaggAAAAGGCAACAGAGCGATACTTTGATCGGAGCATCATCAGaccttttgttttccttttctcagTTTTTCTAGTTCTGCTTCAGCATCCTGCAGCTGCAGCCTTAGTGTGGATACCCTTCTCTCCAACGCTTCCACTGTGCCGGTGGAAGGTTGATATGGTGACAGAAAATGGCATGAAAATGCTTTCAGAGCTTCAACGCCAGTAACCTACAAATCAACAAATGTCAAAAGGGCCAATCTAGAATTAGTGAATTTCAGATTTAGGTTCTCAGTTTGGTATGAGGATCAACTAAGAATTCACAAGCTAGGAGGATACCTCCTGAAGAAACAAGcaagaaattaaggaaaatataataaattcagCAATTAGCATTGGAAATAATTTGGAGAAAAGATATGAAAGAACAACATGAGTTCAACTTAGAGCAATGTATGTTGGAAAAGATAGAAACATCACATCTTTCCACAAGTTCGATCTAAAATCATTTGGAATTAATCAACAATATTGTCGAAAATTAACGACCTGTTAGACTATATGTCTATACCTGATAAGATTGGTCAATGTATGACAAGTGAAGTGGTGAAGTGatgatttcaaaataagatacaatctttttaaatatttataattttttggcaTTGTAAATTACCTCTTCTGGCAGCAATGGGAGCTTGGTGATGTTAAAGTCATCATACAACATATAGAACTGGTCAAGGTACTTTTGTTGCATCCGCATTCTAGCTTTGAGTAACTTGGATTCTATGTCTACAATTAGGAAAAAGACCAATAGATTTACTCttattttatgcaaaaaaattatcccaaaggaaaaaagaagcaaGAGAACATGTAAAATCACCATCTTCATCATAAAGTACTTGGTTAATGATAATATTGTGTGTATCTATCTCAAACTTGGCGAGTTCCTGGACCAGTCTCTCTGTTTCATAAAGAGAGAGGAACTCTGGAATGCAAACACAGACAAAGGTTGTCAAGTCCTGCCAATAGGGAAATACGAGAGCATTAAGAAATAACTATGAAACAATCAGACATTCAATATAATTTTGAGTGATAATTAACAAGGAAATCAGATCAAGTGCTTCAGAAATAACTATAAAACATTCAGAAACTAAATGCAAACTTGATTGATTATTTTTGGCAAgtcaaataaaattacaataaaccTCACAAGTCCTAGTGcttttaagaaggaaaaaacataAGGGAGAACCATGTCCAGCATACATCTAGAAAAAGTAGCaacgatttttatttttttgataagaaaggtagcaacaatatatttttattctattttctttgataaaGCTCTTTACTAactgatcaaaaaaaaaaaaaaatcattttattgagaaataatatcaataaaGAGCCAAAAacttgactatatatatatatagcaaaaaaGCATCTTTTACATTTATGTAGTGTTTTAGCCTGTAATGACTAATGACTATTTGAGCCTTGAATCTTGATGCTTTGAGCAATCAACAGGCTAGTGATCATCAGGTTCAGACGTCTCATTGAATTTAAGTCTCCTCAAAATGACTGAGTAAGAGGTCAATTTCGATGTCATTAAAACATCTTAACTTTCTAAACATAGCAATTACTGTAAATGGAGAAAGTAGACAGGATAAAATATCAGCAAAAATGCCATAGTAATTCACACCCATAGTTACAGCAACTGCTTGCAGGTACCAGAGGGGTGCAAATCATGCTTCATTAGTTACTGCAAGAAGCCATGTGTCaaagaaacactttttttttaattagtaataaatagTTGTATTGATTATCCAAAAAGGGCACACCAAATCATGGAAACAGCTTTTGTATAGTGGATATCTACAACAGCGTTGTGCTTCGAATAGTCTATTTCTCCAAGAGTTTCAATTTCCCACGTGTAAAGATTATCAGATTAATATTGATGAAAGAATGTAATCATGTTTAGTTAATAAATTCTCATTAATATCAGCAATGAATAATACATCACTTGACCTATAGTAATGCCCATAAAAGCAATAATGATAATTGATGCTGAGATCATGTAGATctttaaagagaaaaagaaaaattctgagACAGGGGGAAGGAGGTAATTTATCTATGCAGCTGATGTATCTATCCAAAGTTTACTTATTTATCCATTTTAAGTTTATATTTGGGCTAGGAACTTGGTAGTTCATgaacaacaaatttttattttataggtagATAGTGGGGGAGAGGGAGGTGGGGTTTGAGCGACACACATGGGACACCACAAAGGATGCCATTACCACGGGCATGGGATATCACAAAGGATGCCACTACCACTAGGCTATCACTTGAGCCCTGTATCTCATGAACAATACTAACAAAAGCTTCCTAGGAACTTTAAACAAATTTCTCATAAGACTTCCTAATCCCCCTAAGCTTCCAGCCCTCCATACCCATTCTCAAAACTAGTTCACACATCTTGATGTATTTAAAACCCTAGCTTTAAAAACCTTAAGGATTTAGAGTCTGGCTTCaacttttataaaatttcacaacatacATGATTCAACAGAAATAATTCAAAATCCgcaaaaaagaataatgaaacGATCATCATTTAACATAGAGAAGAGTAAATGAAAAATGATCTTACTGGGTCTTTGAATTGCTTATTAACTTGTTCAATCACATCTTTCATGCCTTCAAGCCTTCCCAGAATCGCATCCTCGCCAAAGTCTTCTTCAACCCCAAAAAGGCGGGACATCTGccatgaataattttaaagctTACTATTTACATCGTTAACACCATTAACATCACcaacaaatatatatcaatacTATAAATTGAACCATTTCTAGCTTAcaagcaaaataaatatttaaagtaATGAAACCAAATTCACATCATCTAGAACTTTACACATAAGGGATAGTGCAACTAAGGAGTTTGTGCTATTCCAACCCTAACAATCAAAAATAGAAACTGCAAAAGCAACATGACCTACTTTTATTCTTCCATTATTGCAGCAGAAATGGTTTAAGAAGCCCAGCAAAGGGGTCTGGTTTTAGAGATGATTTCAGAACAATTGTCCAAATCTAACACAACAAGGAGAATACATAAAATTCAGGTTGCCAAATCCAAAGATTTCTGTGCCATACACACCACAAATGGTTCCAAATTCATTGAGAGAGTAGGATTAGCTCTATCATACAAAGAACATACCTGACTGATTACGCcaccaaatttatttttcaaggaCATCATTTTCGTGAGACCCTTTTCTAAGGTTGACGGAAATTGCAACAGCCGCAACGTATGGCCAGTTGGGGCAGTGTCAAATACTATAACAGAATAATCCATTGTTTGCACCAGTCTGCAAGAAGTTAGTTCATGCAGGTAAATCAGAAAAATATACGTAAATAAATTAAGTAGGTTAACAGCATTTAAAGGACAGTCTACAAAGAGAGGAATGAGGTGattgtttcaaaaaaagaagagatgcATAAGCATCAATAGGCCACTCAAAATTGATGCAGGCCGTGACCTGCTGGGTATCTTGTAAATAATGTATCACATAAATATGCTTAAtgtcttcattttcattttagtttatATGCTACAAAATGTTATATACACTTGGATATGGTTAACAGAAGTTAGCCTCAAGGTCTCTTGCAAAcaagttgaataaaatattaaattaaatatctCCTTTACAAACTAAAAATTGTCCAAGACCTCGACATTAGTCAAGTACAAGCTATAGTGATCACAAAAATTCTCAGTTACACTTGAAACTGAAGTGAGGAACaatgttacttatcaaaaaaagaaagaagtgagGAACAATGTCCTGATGAATTTGGAAGGTCCAATATACTCAAATAAAAGGAAACAAGACTCTTACTTTAGCATCTCTGCAAAGCTCATAGCTTCATCAATTCCAGGAATTGCATTTGCTAGTTCAGAAAACAAGCTATCCATTCCATCAGAACTGCCCACATCCTCACTTTCAACATTA from Castanea sativa cultivar Marrone di Chiusa Pesio chromosome 6, ASM4071231v1 includes:
- the LOC142638503 gene encoding ubiquitin-related modifier 1 homolog 2, coding for MQLTLEFGGGLELLCDSVKVHNVSVDMPKGAEKLIMKDLLGWVRTNLIKERPEMFMKGDTVRPGVLVLVNDCDWELSGQLDTTLEEKDVVVFISTLHGG
- the LOC142641687 gene encoding ATPase GET3A — translated: MGTEIPEGTLQNIMEQESLKWVFVGGKGGVGKTTCSSILSILLSRVRSSVLIISTDPAHNLSDAFQQRFTKTPTLVNGFSNLYAMEVDPNVESEDVGSSDGMDSLFSELANAIPGIDEAMSFAEMLKLVQTMDYSVIVFDTAPTGHTLRLLQFPSTLEKGLTKMMSLKNKFGGVISQMSRLFGVEEDFGEDAILGRLEGMKDVIEQVNKQFKDPDLTTFVCVCIPEFLSLYETERLVQELAKFEIDTHNIIINQVLYDEDDIESKLLKARMRMQQKYLDQFYMLYDDFNITKLPLLPEEVTGVEALKAFSCHFLSPYQPSTGTVEALERRVSTLRLQLQDAEAELEKLRKGKQKV